A single window of Synechococcus sp. CBW1004 DNA harbors:
- a CDS encoding PilZ domain-containing protein: MLVLVLLVVAAIGVRLGSPRALADLGATLIGDPTPASADFAAALLPAGVALLFGWLLQRLPRRSWSGALALLVLVLVCLRYLHWRLHTLDQGTSLALATGALMLLIEAAYLLQQGLWLLPAPLFDPARRRRQADQLQSEPLDPTPSVEFWVRTEDQEERLVRRALIACRHVDHPDVRVAVLDTAARPEVEEIARSLGMRYVALPAECRHGQAFAPLLAAALPDCEAELVALFDCRFMPFATFLKRTLGFFGDERVVMVQTPLTHFRSEFYNRNLGADQVMPGERDLFFHYGQVVLDRFNSVQACGGSSVVRRCTLAAMLADPAGAARESTAVASLQRRGDRVVYLDEILSIGEAPHSFAAFLDQQLDQRRDQLAIIRAGGTLPKGHPFSPWPLLHQLGRTLAQLVPLLRIAFLLLPLFALLMGFPLIRASFRDYLIFGAPMLVLLHIIPSWLTDHHHSRFWGEVLEALTAVPSLGVLLGSHRRLQDRPRGVPAGQESTVMLQSINLNMAWPFLLILVELITVLFLRYALPLLPGFESLQSPGYTGETLSLLWNLHNGWVMVICLTCAIDQPVRRQGDRIPLRRSGRLELGGFSGGGVTCDLSETGAAFQLNPDVQPPEGDHGWLSLDDTAIHLPVRVVRRDPVDRSLRMALRYEPLDAATTGSLLRLLYGGDDIALPVAHRIDALDAFRSLLGGIWGANPVVRRY, translated from the coding sequence GTGCTTGTTCTGGTTCTGCTGGTGGTCGCAGCGATCGGCGTTCGCCTGGGATCGCCCCGGGCCCTGGCCGATCTGGGCGCAACGCTGATCGGCGATCCCACTCCTGCATCAGCTGACTTCGCCGCCGCGCTGCTGCCGGCCGGTGTCGCGCTGCTGTTCGGGTGGCTGCTGCAGCGGCTGCCGCGCCGCAGCTGGAGCGGGGCCCTGGCGTTGCTGGTGCTGGTGCTGGTCTGCCTGCGCTATCTGCACTGGCGCCTTCACACCCTCGATCAGGGCACGTCTCTGGCCCTGGCAACCGGGGCCCTGATGCTGTTGATCGAGGCCGCCTACCTGCTGCAGCAGGGGTTGTGGCTTCTGCCGGCCCCTCTGTTCGATCCGGCGCGTCGCCGGCGCCAGGCCGATCAGCTGCAGAGCGAGCCGCTGGATCCCACTCCCAGCGTCGAGTTCTGGGTGCGGACGGAAGACCAGGAGGAGCGTCTGGTGCGGCGCGCCCTGATCGCCTGCCGGCATGTCGACCATCCCGACGTGCGGGTCGCGGTGCTCGATACCGCCGCTCGTCCGGAGGTGGAGGAGATCGCCCGCTCCCTGGGGATGCGCTACGTGGCGCTTCCTGCGGAGTGTCGACACGGCCAGGCCTTCGCTCCCCTGCTTGCGGCGGCACTGCCGGATTGTGAGGCCGAGCTAGTGGCGCTGTTCGACTGCCGTTTCATGCCCTTCGCCACCTTCCTGAAGCGAACCCTGGGCTTCTTCGGGGATGAGCGGGTGGTGATGGTGCAGACCCCGCTGACCCACTTCCGCAGTGAGTTCTACAACCGCAATCTCGGCGCCGATCAGGTGATGCCCGGCGAGCGGGATCTGTTTTTCCACTACGGCCAGGTCGTTCTCGATCGCTTCAACAGCGTCCAGGCCTGCGGCGGCAGTTCCGTCGTGCGGCGCTGCACCCTCGCGGCGATGCTCGCCGATCCCGCCGGCGCTGCGCGCGAGAGCACGGCCGTCGCCTCCCTGCAACGCCGCGGTGACAGGGTCGTGTATCTCGACGAGATCCTCAGCATCGGCGAGGCGCCGCACAGTTTCGCGGCCTTCCTGGATCAGCAGCTCGATCAGCGCCGCGATCAGCTGGCGATCATCCGAGCCGGCGGCACCCTGCCCAAGGGCCACCCCTTCTCACCCTGGCCCCTGCTGCATCAGCTGGGCCGCACCCTGGCCCAGCTGGTTCCGTTGCTGCGCATCGCCTTTCTGCTCCTGCCTCTGTTCGCGCTGCTGATGGGCTTCCCGCTGATCCGCGCGAGCTTCCGTGACTACCTGATCTTCGGCGCGCCGATGCTGGTGCTGCTGCACATCATCCCGAGCTGGCTCACGGACCACCACCACTCGCGCTTCTGGGGCGAGGTGCTCGAGGCGCTCACCGCCGTCCCAAGCCTCGGGGTGCTGCTCGGCAGCCATCGGCGTCTGCAGGATCGCCCCAGAGGAGTGCCGGCAGGCCAGGAGTCGACGGTGATGCTGCAGTCGATCAACCTCAACATGGCCTGGCCGTTTCTCCTCATCCTGGTGGAGCTGATCACGGTTCTGTTCCTGCGCTATGCGCTGCCACTCCTGCCGGGATTCGAGAGTCTGCAGAGCCCCGGCTACACCGGGGAGACCCTGTCCCTGCTGTGGAACCTGCACAACGGCTGGGTGATGGTCATCTGCCTGACCTGCGCCATTGATCAGCCCGTCAGGCGGCAGGGTGATCGCATCCCGCTCCGGCGCTCCGGCCGCCTGGAGCTGGGCGGCTTCAGCGGTGGTGGCGTCACCTGCGACCTCTCCGAGACGGGAGCTGCCTTTCAGCTCAATCCCGATGTCCAGCCGCCGGAGGGTGATCATGGCTGGCTGAGTCTCGATGACACGGCTATCCATCTCCCCGTCCGGGTGGTGCGCCGCGATCCGGTTGACCGGAGCCTGCGGATGGCCCTGCGCTACGAGCCCCTCGACGCCGCCACCACGGGATCGCTGCTCCGCTTGCTCTACGGCGGTGATGACATCGCTCTGCCGGTGGCGCACCGGATCGATGCCCTGGATGCTTTCCGCAGTCTCCTCGGTGGCATCTGGGGGGCCAATCCCGTTGTGCGTCGCTACTGA
- the hisA gene encoding 1-(5-phosphoribosyl)-5-[(5-phosphoribosylamino)methylideneamino]imidazole-4-carboxamide isomerase, whose protein sequence is MDVIPAIDLLDGQCVRLHQGDYGQVTRFGEDPIAQALSWQEQGARRLHLVDLDGARSGQPVNDGVVKAITAALEIPVQLGGGVRTAERADELLACGLDRVILGTVAVEQPQLVRELATRHPGRIVVGLDARDGKVATRGWLEESALEATAVAASFADCPLAALICTDIATDGTLAGPNLAFLRAMAAASPLPVIASGGIGCLEDLLALLPLQGQGVNGVIVGRALYDGRVDLGEALQAIGPERLQDVNPGGVPVA, encoded by the coding sequence ATGGATGTCATCCCCGCGATCGACCTGCTCGATGGCCAGTGCGTGCGCCTGCATCAGGGGGATTACGGACAGGTGACCCGCTTCGGTGAGGATCCGATCGCCCAGGCGCTCAGTTGGCAGGAGCAGGGGGCGCGTCGGCTGCACCTGGTGGATCTCGATGGCGCCCGCAGCGGTCAACCCGTCAATGACGGGGTCGTCAAGGCGATCACCGCCGCACTGGAGATCCCGGTGCAGCTCGGCGGTGGCGTGCGTACGGCGGAACGGGCGGACGAACTGCTGGCCTGTGGACTCGACCGGGTGATCCTGGGCACGGTGGCGGTCGAGCAGCCGCAGCTGGTGCGCGAGCTGGCGACGCGCCATCCCGGCCGGATCGTGGTCGGACTCGATGCCCGCGATGGCAAGGTCGCCACCCGCGGCTGGCTCGAGGAGAGTGCGCTGGAGGCCACGGCGGTTGCGGCTTCCTTCGCCGACTGTCCCCTGGCGGCGCTGATCTGCACCGACATCGCCACCGATGGCACCCTCGCGGGCCCCAACCTGGCCTTCCTGCGGGCCATGGCCGCGGCCTCCCCCCTGCCCGTGATCGCTTCGGGAGGCATCGGCTGCCTGGAGGATCTCCTGGCCCTGCTGCCCCTTCAAGGCCAGGGGGTGAATGGCGTGATCGTCGGCCGCGCGCTGTACGACGGCCGGGTGGATCTGGGCGAAGCCTTGCAGGCGATCGGGCCGGAGCGTCTGCAGGATGTGAATCCCGGCGGTGTTCCCGTGGCCTGA
- a CDS encoding Fur family transcriptional regulator: protein MRLSRQRRMVLDLLWTEKSHLSARDIFEKLNDLGRHIGHTSVYQNLEALQSAGVIECLDRASGRLYGYRADPHSHLTCSETGAIQDLDVQLPPELLQQIEAHTGYTIESYTLQLSGRPSQH, encoded by the coding sequence ATGCGCCTGAGCCGGCAGCGGCGCATGGTGCTCGATCTGCTCTGGACGGAGAAGAGTCATCTGAGCGCCCGTGACATCTTCGAGAAGCTCAATGACCTGGGGCGTCATATCGGCCACACCTCGGTCTACCAGAACCTCGAAGCCCTTCAGTCTGCAGGGGTGATCGAGTGCCTGGACCGGGCCAGCGGTCGTCTCTACGGCTACCGCGCCGACCCCCACAGCCACCTCACCTGCAGCGAGACCGGAGCGATCCAGGACCTGGATGTGCAGCTCCCACCCGAACTGCTGCAGCAGATCGAGGCTCACACCGGCTACACGATCGAGTCCTACACCCTGCAGCTCTCCGGACGCCCCAGCCAGCACTGA
- a CDS encoding DUF3685 domain-containing protein, whose product MARRPPPPTVPLLLFAEPLQQAGLRSWLEAGDSGWRVISDPASLDGAPKLVLWSLAAHPEPEALEIELRLLQERWQPAPVLLLLPRRHGYSGSFLLRLGVAGLLEDPQASGLIEAVRVLLAGGRVLELADPAATTGPEVPAGPVLGLGGWLLLSGLQQIDAELGVCARLLDPPPASPFSRLLLQGRQRELLCARRLLLWLWGPLQMAWPEPPLTAEASPGPTAASGSGLPSMASGALAITLRQRNAEGLWQALRQRLEQQASHAPDNHSGQLLALEGLAPERRRDLLLALLEQFAQLRDRLRHALAEAPSDGGAAQALPADRLLQAWRTLQPDLRREALRQLAGTYVQLPRDGVLTPVAEQLLAVSDLSESEPELPDPEAMLTALVQATPLLVEGRLLPPDEPQALLYLELLLANWLVRNAERISAEVLAASADWPELRRYLLRPDLLSTRNLERLRNQLNAQQRWSSWVVRPIQIYESRRPLYQLQAGAIACVDLSEPRDRELRQLGPLQQLVTLALETRDAVAPQLQALVRGLGDLLVVLLTQVVGRAIGLVGRGILQGMGRGVARDRAAQ is encoded by the coding sequence GTGGCCCGCCGCCCCCCGCCGCCAACGGTGCCGCTGCTGCTGTTCGCCGAGCCGTTGCAGCAGGCCGGGCTTCGCAGCTGGCTTGAGGCCGGCGACAGCGGCTGGAGGGTGATCAGCGATCCGGCGTCTCTCGATGGAGCGCCGAAGCTCGTGCTCTGGAGCCTCGCGGCCCATCCCGAACCCGAGGCGCTCGAGATCGAGCTGCGCCTGCTTCAGGAGCGCTGGCAGCCGGCCCCGGTGCTGTTGCTGCTGCCCCGTCGCCATGGTTATTCGGGTTCCTTCCTTCTGCGTCTGGGTGTGGCGGGCCTGCTCGAGGATCCCCAGGCCAGCGGCCTGATCGAGGCGGTGCGGGTGCTGCTGGCCGGCGGGCGTGTGCTGGAACTCGCCGATCCCGCGGCGACGACGGGGCCGGAAGTCCCGGCCGGCCCGGTGCTGGGCCTGGGGGGCTGGCTGCTGCTGAGCGGCCTTCAGCAGATTGATGCCGAACTGGGCGTCTGCGCCCGGCTGCTTGATCCGCCGCCTGCGTCGCCGTTCAGCCGGCTGCTGCTTCAGGGCCGCCAGCGGGAGCTGCTCTGCGCCCGACGCCTGCTGCTGTGGCTGTGGGGCCCGCTGCAGATGGCCTGGCCTGAGCCCCCTCTCACTGCCGAGGCCTCTCCAGGTCCAACCGCCGCCAGCGGCTCCGGTCTCCCGTCGATGGCGTCCGGAGCCCTGGCGATCACGCTCCGACAGCGGAACGCCGAGGGTCTGTGGCAGGCACTGCGCCAGCGTCTGGAGCAGCAGGCGTCGCACGCTCCCGACAATCACAGCGGCCAGCTGCTGGCCCTCGAAGGCCTGGCCCCCGAGCGTCGTCGCGATCTGCTGCTTGCCCTGCTCGAGCAGTTCGCTCAGCTGCGCGATCGCCTGCGCCATGCTCTGGCCGAGGCTCCCTCGGATGGCGGCGCTGCGCAGGCCCTGCCTGCCGACCGTCTGCTTCAGGCCTGGCGGACCTTGCAGCCGGATCTGCGTCGCGAGGCCCTGCGCCAGCTCGCCGGCACCTATGTGCAGCTGCCCCGCGACGGCGTGCTCACGCCGGTGGCCGAGCAGTTGCTCGCCGTCAGTGATCTCAGTGAGTCCGAACCGGAACTGCCCGATCCCGAGGCGATGCTGACCGCCCTGGTGCAGGCCACACCGCTGCTGGTGGAAGGCCGCCTGCTGCCTCCCGATGAACCCCAGGCGCTGCTGTATCTCGAGCTGCTGCTGGCCAACTGGCTCGTCCGCAACGCCGAACGCATCAGCGCCGAGGTGCTGGCTGCCAGCGCCGACTGGCCCGAGTTGCGCCGCTATCTGCTGCGGCCCGATCTGCTCTCCACCCGCAACCTCGAACGTCTGCGCAACCAGCTCAACGCCCAGCAGCGCTGGAGCAGCTGGGTGGTCCGGCCGATCCAGATCTATGAGAGCCGCCGTCCCCTCTATCAGCTGCAGGCCGGTGCGATTGCCTGCGTCGATCTCAGCGAACCGCGTGACCGCGAGTTGCGCCAGCTGGGCCCCCTCCAGCAGCTGGTCACCCTGGCCCTCGAGACCCGGGATGCCGTGGCCCCCCAGCTGCAGGCCCTGGTTCGCGGTCTGGGTGATCTGCTGGTGGTGCTGCTCACCCAGGTGGTGGGCCGTGCCATCGGGCTGGTTGGTCGTGGCATCCTGCAGGGCATGGGCCGCGGAGTCGCCCGGGATCGCGCGGCACAATGA
- a CDS encoding thylakoid membrane photosystem I accumulation factor, with the protein MAWGRLLVCLSGIRSVVTGAASATTALHTRWRPGPGVLAGVLLVLLLVLPGASPAWAGLDDDRYDGNIFALYAGNGSLVPPRSTLGEARADGRVAVVIYYLDDSSVSKRFAPVVSELQRQWGNSIELIPLVTDPLQDRKAEGPDDPASYWTGTIPQVVVFDRAGKVAFDASGAVSSDAINDAVSRATGIPLPDGANALTTESFNELNAEVVPVRP; encoded by the coding sequence ATGGCCTGGGGCCGCCTCCTCGTCTGCCTGTCCGGCATCCGCAGCGTGGTCACTGGCGCCGCCTCCGCAACCACAGCGCTCCACACCCGCTGGCGGCCTGGACCCGGCGTGCTGGCCGGTGTGCTGCTCGTGCTTCTGCTCGTGCTGCCCGGCGCTTCACCCGCCTGGGCCGGCCTCGATGACGATCGCTATGACGGCAATATCTTCGCCCTGTATGCAGGGAACGGCTCGCTGGTGCCGCCGCGGAGCACCCTCGGTGAGGCCCGTGCCGACGGTCGGGTGGCCGTCGTCATCTACTACCTCGATGACAGCTCGGTCAGCAAGCGCTTCGCGCCGGTCGTCTCCGAGCTTCAGCGCCAGTGGGGCAACAGCATTGAGCTGATCCCTCTTGTCACCGACCCCCTCCAGGACCGCAAGGCCGAGGGACCGGATGATCCCGCCAGCTACTGGACGGGCACCATCCCCCAGGTCGTGGTGTTCGATCGGGCGGGCAAGGTGGCGTTCGATGCCAGCGGGGCTGTCAGCTCGGATGCGATCAACGACGCCGTGAGTCGGGCGACGGGCATTCCCCTGCCTGATGGAGCCAACGCCCTCACCACGGAGAGCTTCAACGAGCTCAATGCCGAAGTTGTTCCAGTTCGTCCATGA
- the fumC gene encoding class II fumarate hydratase, with translation MSAPAERIESDGMGEIAVPADHYWGAQTQRSLHYFPYGQAMPLAIVRAYGQLKAACAEVNVAMGRLESERAGFIITAAEEVASGALDAEFPLRVWQTGSGTQTNMNVNEVIANRAIELAGGVPGSKSPVHPNDHVNLSQSSNDTFPTAMHIAVALELDMLLLPAIRSLIATLRRLSEDFAAIIKIGRTHLQDAVPLTLGQEFSGYVAQLELGLGALVPGLPAVLQLAIGGTAVGTGLNAPPGFGEAVAERLSERLGLPFTSASNKFQALAGHEPLAAVHGSLTVLAGSLLKIANDIRWLGSGPRCGLGELVLPENEPGSSIMPGKVNPTQCEAATMVALQVMGNNTAVQMAASQGNFELNVFKPLIAHNLLESIALLAGACDGLRLHCLEGLQADTGRIQALLDQSLMLVTALTPVIGYDRACTIAKHAHQHRLSLREAALMLGEISAEEFDRCVSPDRML, from the coding sequence ATGAGCGCGCCGGCTGAGCGGATCGAAAGCGACGGGATGGGAGAGATCGCCGTTCCCGCCGATCACTACTGGGGGGCCCAGACGCAGCGCTCTCTTCACTACTTCCCCTACGGCCAGGCGATGCCCCTGGCGATCGTGCGCGCCTACGGCCAGCTCAAGGCCGCCTGCGCTGAGGTGAACGTCGCCATGGGCCGTCTCGAATCCGAGCGTGCCGGCTTCATCATCACGGCGGCCGAGGAGGTGGCGTCCGGCGCACTGGATGCTGAATTTCCCCTGCGCGTCTGGCAGACGGGCTCGGGTACCCAGACGAACATGAATGTCAACGAGGTGATCGCCAACCGGGCGATCGAGCTCGCCGGTGGCGTGCCGGGCAGCAAGAGCCCGGTTCATCCCAACGATCACGTCAATCTCAGTCAGTCCAGCAACGACACCTTCCCCACCGCGATGCACATCGCGGTGGCCCTGGAGCTGGACATGCTGCTTCTGCCCGCGATTCGTTCCCTGATCGCCACCCTGCGGCGCCTCAGCGAGGACTTCGCGGCGATCATCAAGATCGGGCGCACCCATCTGCAGGATGCGGTGCCGCTCACCCTCGGCCAGGAGTTCAGCGGCTATGTCGCCCAGCTGGAGCTGGGACTGGGGGCCCTGGTGCCCGGTCTGCCGGCGGTGCTCCAGCTGGCGATCGGTGGCACCGCCGTGGGCACGGGCCTCAACGCCCCGCCGGGTTTCGGCGAAGCGGTGGCGGAGAGGCTGAGCGAGCGCCTCGGCCTGCCGTTCACCAGTGCTTCCAACAAATTCCAGGCCCTGGCCGGCCATGAGCCGCTTGCCGCCGTCCACGGTTCCCTCACGGTGCTGGCGGGCTCGCTGCTCAAGATCGCCAACGACATCCGCTGGCTGGGCAGCGGTCCCCGCTGCGGCCTGGGCGAGCTGGTGCTGCCGGAGAACGAACCGGGGTCGTCGATCATGCCGGGCAAGGTCAATCCCACCCAGTGCGAGGCCGCCACGATGGTGGCGCTGCAGGTGATGGGCAACAACACCGCCGTGCAGATGGCCGCCAGCCAGGGCAATTTCGAGCTCAATGTCTTCAAACCCCTGATTGCCCACAATCTTCTGGAGAGCATCGCGCTGCTCGCCGGGGCCTGCGACGGCCTTCGCCTGCACTGCCTTGAAGGCCTGCAGGCCGACACCGGCCGCATCCAGGCGCTGCTGGATCAGAGCCTGATGCTCGTCACCGCCCTGACGCCCGTGATCGGTTACGACCGTGCCTGCACCATCGCCAAGCACGCCCATCAGCACCGCCTCAGCCTGCGGGAAGCGGCCCTGATGCTCGGCGAGATCAGCGCTGAGGAGTTCGATCGCTGCGTCAGCCCTGATCGGATGCTCTGA
- a CDS encoding DUF2079 domain-containing protein: protein MSPTPLPPPRLALTRLSSKAGRAVALAALLFAVTGLSIQLWRLLSLTASYDQGIFTQVLWNTLRGHPFESTLSSQLSTNVIHAGQPPALGYQRLGQHFTPLLLLWAPLVGTLGSGALGVIQVLLVTAAGLTLHRLARHWLPAGPAALISISFFAANAVIGPAWGNFTDLCQLPLLVFLLLLGLETRRTAVIAVAALLIPLVREDTGVVLMGVSLWLLVRQRQRWPLALLLLLWGGASVLLAMNVWMPQFSDDNARRFMVENFGHYIEGQEEASSLEVLRSALGQPPVLLRELVNPPDQTLRYLIGLTLPLMLVPLVSIDAWLLISLPMLGLLLARGSNNPLSINIRYTYLVVPGLYAGAALWWQRHLGLFQSRRLRRVWMGCMALSLIFTLTSNPNRSISWLVPDSVSPWVHVGLQESWQRARQSRLLLQVIPPGVPVAASTHLVPPLARREVLVRFPQSITYLDRGGREQPVDWVAVDLERLRRYAPAFEEDRDVLQLCRERLQAMGTDFGIQALRDGVVILERGAADVEGSRDGLEQLLRASDQG from the coding sequence ATGAGCCCGACCCCCCTTCCGCCACCGCGGCTCGCCTTGACGCGCCTCTCATCGAAAGCCGGTCGCGCGGTGGCTCTGGCGGCTCTGCTGTTCGCCGTTACCGGGCTGTCGATCCAGCTATGGCGGCTGCTGTCGCTGACGGCCTCCTACGACCAGGGCATCTTCACCCAGGTCCTCTGGAACACGCTGCGCGGCCATCCCTTTGAGAGCACACTCTCCTCGCAGCTGTCGACCAACGTCATTCATGCCGGCCAGCCCCCGGCCCTGGGGTATCAGCGGCTCGGGCAGCACTTCACACCGCTGCTGCTGCTCTGGGCACCGCTGGTCGGAACGCTGGGTTCAGGCGCCCTGGGGGTGATCCAGGTGCTGCTGGTCACCGCCGCAGGGCTGACGCTGCACCGGCTCGCCCGCCACTGGCTGCCGGCGGGCCCGGCCGCTCTGATCAGCATCAGTTTCTTCGCCGCCAACGCGGTGATCGGTCCCGCCTGGGGGAATTTCACCGACCTCTGCCAGCTGCCGTTGCTGGTGTTCCTGCTGCTGCTGGGCCTGGAGACCCGCCGAACCGCCGTGATCGCGGTGGCGGCGCTGCTGATCCCCCTGGTGCGCGAGGACACCGGCGTGGTGCTGATGGGCGTGAGCCTGTGGCTGCTGGTACGTCAACGGCAGCGATGGCCGCTGGCCCTGCTGCTGCTGTTGTGGGGAGGGGCCTCAGTGCTGCTGGCGATGAATGTGTGGATGCCGCAGTTCAGCGATGACAATGCACGACGCTTCATGGTCGAGAACTTCGGGCACTACATCGAAGGCCAGGAGGAGGCGTCCAGCCTGGAGGTGCTGCGATCGGCACTCGGCCAGCCGCCTGTCCTGCTGCGCGAGCTGGTGAATCCCCCCGATCAGACCCTGCGTTATCTGATCGGTCTGACCCTGCCGCTGATGTTGGTTCCGCTGGTGTCGATCGACGCCTGGCTGCTGATCTCCCTGCCGATGCTGGGCCTGCTCCTTGCCCGTGGCAGCAACAACCCACTGTCGATCAACATCCGCTACACCTATCTGGTGGTGCCTGGGCTTTACGCCGGCGCCGCACTCTGGTGGCAGCGGCATCTGGGGTTGTTCCAGTCGCGGCGGCTGCGTCGGGTGTGGATGGGCTGCATGGCCCTCTCACTGATCTTCACGCTCACGAGCAATCCAAACCGGTCGATCTCCTGGCTGGTGCCCGACAGCGTCAGCCCCTGGGTGCATGTCGGGCTGCAGGAAAGCTGGCAGCGGGCCCGACAGTCCCGCCTGCTGCTGCAAGTGATCCCACCAGGGGTTCCGGTTGCAGCCAGCACCCATCTGGTGCCGCCTCTGGCACGCCGCGAGGTGCTGGTGCGCTTCCCCCAGTCGATCACCTATCTCGACCGCGGGGGCCGTGAGCAGCCGGTGGACTGGGTCGCCGTGGATCTGGAGCGTCTGCGGCGCTACGCACCGGCCTTCGAGGAGGACCGCGATGTGCTGCAGCTCTGCCGCGAACGCCTGCAGGCCATGGGAACCGACTTCGGCATCCAGGCCCTGCGGGATGGTGTGGTGATCCTGGAGCGCGGCGCCGCCGACGTGGAGGGCAGCCGCGACGGCCTGGAGCAGCTCCTCAGAGCATCCGATCAGGGCTGA
- a CDS encoding PhoH family protein, translating into MRKTFVLDTNVLLHDPAALTRFQDNHVVVPIEVVEEIDRFKRDPSEKGRNARQISRLLDDLRRKGNLAEGVTIDEATGGTLKVVFCRAETLAQLPPELRSGNGDNNILAVALEQRLQEVMGSRTPVVLVTKDTNLRIKADAVGLTAQDYTSDKVAIDDLYPGFCELWVPAELMDRVKAASGLPLSDLPPLPADVGVIGMGAGEAAAPALVANEGVTLVDQVQPNHTLLARFDARSQSLHPLQRVNKAKLGRIQPRNREQTFALDLLLDPAVQLVTLIGKAGTGKTLLALAAGLNQVADERLYDRLLVTRPVIPLGKDIGFLPGDLEEKMGPWMQPIIDNLDFLLGGSEGPLNTRSSQRGTRNNWEDLKAMGLLEVEAISYIRGRSIPRQYMVVDEAQNLTPHEVKTIVTRVGQGTKIVLTGDPYQIDNPYVDAESNGLTWLVERFKGQMLAGHVTLTRGERSELAELAANLL; encoded by the coding sequence ATGCGCAAGACCTTCGTTCTCGACACCAACGTCCTGCTGCATGACCCCGCCGCCCTGACCCGCTTCCAGGACAACCATGTCGTCGTGCCGATCGAGGTGGTGGAGGAGATCGACCGGTTCAAGCGCGATCCCTCCGAAAAGGGTCGCAATGCCCGTCAGATTTCACGCCTTCTGGATGATCTGCGCCGCAAGGGCAATCTCGCCGAGGGCGTGACGATCGACGAGGCCACCGGCGGAACCCTGAAGGTGGTGTTCTGCCGGGCCGAAACCCTCGCCCAGCTGCCGCCGGAACTCCGCAGCGGCAACGGTGACAACAACATCCTGGCTGTGGCCCTGGAACAGCGGCTGCAGGAGGTGATGGGCAGCCGCACGCCGGTGGTGCTCGTCACCAAGGACACCAACCTGCGCATCAAGGCCGATGCGGTGGGTCTGACGGCCCAGGACTACACCAGCGACAAGGTCGCCATCGACGACCTTTACCCCGGCTTCTGCGAGCTGTGGGTGCCGGCGGAGCTGATGGACCGGGTCAAGGCGGCCAGCGGTCTGCCGCTCAGCGATTTGCCGCCGCTGCCCGCCGATGTGGGCGTGATCGGCATGGGGGCAGGGGAGGCCGCGGCGCCGGCACTGGTGGCCAATGAAGGGGTGACCCTGGTCGACCAGGTCCAGCCGAACCACACGCTGCTGGCCCGCTTCGACGCACGCAGCCAGTCGCTGCATCCGCTGCAGCGGGTGAACAAGGCCAAGCTGGGGCGCATCCAGCCCCGCAACCGCGAGCAGACCTTCGCCCTGGATCTGCTGCTCGATCCGGCCGTGCAGCTGGTGACCCTCATCGGCAAGGCGGGCACCGGCAAGACCCTGCTGGCCCTGGCTGCGGGCCTCAATCAGGTGGCCGACGAACGCCTCTACGACCGGTTGCTGGTCACCCGGCCGGTGATTCCTCTGGGCAAGGACATCGGCTTTCTGCCGGGGGACCTGGAGGAGAAGATGGGGCCCTGGATGCAGCCGATCATCGACAACCTCGATTTCCTGCTCGGAGGCAGCGAAGGACCGCTGAACACCCGCAGCTCCCAACGGGGCACCCGCAACAACTGGGAGGATCTCAAGGCGATGGGACTTCTGGAAGTCGAGGCGATCAGCTACATCCGCGGCCGCTCGATCCCTCGTCAGTACATGGTGGTGGATGAAGCGCAGAACCTCACCCCCCATGAGGTCAAGACGATCGTCACCCGTGTAGGACAGGGCACCAAGATCGTGCTCACCGGTGATCCCTATCAGATCGACAATCCTTATGTCGATGCCGAAAGCAATGGCCTCACCTGGCTGGTGGAGCGCTTCAAGGGGCAGATGCTCGCCGGCCATGTCACCCTGACCCGCGGTGAGCGCTCGGAGCTGGCGGAACTGGCCGCCAATCTGCTCTGA